The stretch of DNA GACATTGCACAAAGTGTGAACCGGTGGGGGCTATTATGGGCTATataagcttttgttttgaatccAACATGGACACTCTATTCTATAAGTATTTTCATGGAACTAAGTATGTCCCAACACAAATAgacaaaaaaatatatgtatacAGTGAGTTAACTCATAACTCATTCACCTAacatatttagacttttgtgTATACTTCTCAGTTTAAGTCGAGTATACTTCAGAGATAATTACAAATCTAGACAAAAAACACTTAACCTCTTTTTTTATACTTGTGCAGTAAGTAGAAAGCAAGTATACAGTACGGTACAGTACTACTTAAATATACTTTAGTATAGTTTTAATATACTTTGGTATATCTTAGTATACTACTGTGCATAAAAGTAAACTTAAAGAAAACGTTTTACTTTATACTTTTTAGTTTATAACAAGTATACAAATAGTACGCGTGTATGTGCAGTACTACTTTTTGCCAAGGGAGGGGAGAATGTAGCCAGGTAAAAAAATctaagaaaaggaaacaaaaaaagtctgttAATTCTAAATGATGATGTTGCAATATTTTTTGGAAGtgaaggattattattattaatattatcatattattatgAGCCCTGTAGCTTTGTGGATGATGGCAAAGGTTGCTTGCAAACTAAGTCGCACATGTGACTTAGCCTGTGACAGAAACATTTCCCAGTCTGAAAAGGACAGTAGCAAAATTTGTTTTGGATGATCCAGTAATATTAAAGGCTATAGATGAACCTGGGAGTTGTGAATGGTTATGGTGTTGTTAATGGGTTAGTTTTAGATTGAATGTGTCAATAGCACTAAGCTATTCATAGCTTGAAGCTATTGTTCACAAGCACTATAATATTCAATTTGAACCTTTAACGTCAGTGTTTCTCTTATCACTGACAGGCATCAGATGTTTTTCATTGATCTTTAGTGGTGGAAAAACTGAATCAATATGACGCAAAACTGCTGAAATTGTTCAGTGTTTAGAACAGAAGCATCTGATTTAGGccaaaggagaaaagaaataTGATGCAAAACCAGATGAAATCTTATGCAAAGTATGAGGGCGGAAACAATACTGTTCCACCTCCGGCCTCACACAAACTGGAAgataaatcagctgtttgtcacagTTGATCAGGAAGCTGTGttcactttctcctcctcatttttctctgatggagacactggaggAAACTGCACTCTGTTTTCCACAGCTCCTCAACTCCTCCTGTAAGAAACTCACGCGTCCTCGCTCCGAGGCTCTGGTCATTTACATCCTGATGTCGTGcgtctctctgctcactgtggttctcaacctgctggtcatcgtctccatctcccacttcaggcacagaATCATGTCTTAGCTATTGTTATATTGTCAATCACATCACTGAAATTAGTTTTCATTGTGTGGTAGCTTTTGCTTGAAGGTTTGCACATCAaaatttattattgtaatacTATACCTACtgtatttttctagtttttatTACTGGTGATGATGCTTTTGGTGTTAATAAAATTTgcagtgatgctgttctctcccttcaggcagctccacacttccaccaacctcctcctcctcctctctctggctgtgtctgatTTCCTCGTGGGCCTCATTGTGATGCCGTTTCAGATCCTCTTAGCAGAACCCTGCTGGCTTCTCAGTGACtcgttgtgtgttttgtataaTTTCTTTGCCTTTATTACTGTTTGCTCATCTGTAGGAAACATGGTTCTGATATCAGTGGATCGTTACGTGGCAATTTGTGAACCTCTGCATTACGCCACCAAGGTCAAACAGAGGAAAGTTCAACTCTGTGTCCTCTTGTCATgggtttcttctgttttttatgCCTTCATGATGTTATATGATAACTTGAAACAACCAGGGAGGTTTAACTCCTGTTATGGTGAATGTGTGATTAACATAAATGGAGCTGTTGACCTAGTGATAAGCTTCATCgtccccatctcagccatcatcatcctgtatgtgagggtgtttgttgtggctgtgtctcaggctcgttccatgcgctcccacgttgtagctgttaaactgcagcgttcactgactgtgactgtcagGAAATCAGAAATTAAGGCAGCAAAGACTCTTGGTGTGACAGTTGTTGTGGTTCTCATGTGTTACTGTCCTCCTtactgtttgtctctctctggaTACAACCTCACAATCGGTACTTCAGCCAATGATTTCCTGGGATTTTTAGTTTTATCAAACTCTTGTCTGAACCCTGTGATTTATACTTTTCTCTATCCCTGgtttataaaatctgttaaACTTATAGTTACTTTAAAGATACTGCAACCCAGGTCCAGGGAGACTTGTGTAACTTAAACTGATAGGATGTTTAAATAATTCTACttagttaaaaatgttttataattgtAACTGACAAATTAAAATGCTTAATGGTGTTTATTGTGACGCTCTACACAGTCTGTGGTAAATGGTATGGTAAATGGTAAACAGTATGTTCTGATTAAAGAAGACTAAAATATGACTCTTTTGTGTCTCTCAGACACAGACTGTTCTCTgatctgtgcttttctcttctcCCCTTGAATAATAAAACGTCTTTCTCTGTATTTAgtcctatacagtatgtgttttacACCCAGCAGAACATCAGAACCAGGGTCTCCATTCTCACATGAtgattttatatatttacaatGCAGCACATATGTGTTGCTTTAATTGCTGATAGGCAATGGTTATGctaccaatttttttttttcatttgactgattgaattattttaaatgttagtggtagaaaaataaaatcttaaattgtttactttttttaacaaaagcaTCTCATTGAGaccaaaaggaaaaaagaaagatgaCTGATGGAGAGCAGGTAAACTAGTAAAAGTGATTCTCATTTGACTGATTCATTTCTCCTAAATATTAGTGGTGGAAACactaaacttttttttctccttggAACAAAGGCATGTGATTAAGATCAACAGGGAAAAAGAAAACTGATGCAAAGTATGAGGGCGGATACAAGACTGTTCCACCTTCAGCCtcacatgaggaggaggaggaaccctGACAGAGACAAATCAGCTGTTAGTCACATCATTTCTCAGGAAGCTGCGTGTTTAGCTTCTCCACTTTTCTAATGGAGAAactggaggaagctgaactctgttttccacagctcctcaacgcctcctgTAAGAGGTTCACGCGTCCTCACTCTGAGGCTCTGATCATTTACATCCTGATGTCCTGcgtctctctgctcactgtgcttctcaacctgctggtcatcgtctccatctcccacttcaggcacagaTTCATGTCTTAGCTTCGACAATATCTTTACACGAACTTTCACTGTGATGATTCTCTTCAGAGTTTTATCTTGGTGTGCGTTGACTTTTGTTTGACAGTGCATAGAACCAAAATTTGTAGGGTTTTACTACTTGTCATTTGTGGTGTTGATGATTCTTGTGTTAATAAtgttcacagtgatgctgttctctccctccaggcaactccacactcccaccaacctcctcctcctctctctggctgtgtctgatTTCCTCATTGGTCTTGTTGTGATGCCGTTTCAGATCCTCGCAACAGAACCCTGTTGGCTCCTGGGTGACTTATTGTGTGTATTCTATAATTTATTTGCCTTCATCACTACATTTCCCTCAGTGGTAAACATGGTTCTGATATCAGTGGACCGTTATGTGGCCATTTGTGAACCTCTGCATTACGCCACCAAATTCACTCAGAGGAAAGTTCAACTCTGTGTCCTCTTGTCATgggtttcttctgttttttatgCCTTCATGATGTTATATGACAACCTAAAGCAACCAGGCAGGTTTAACTCCTGTTATGGTGAATGTGTGATTAACATAAATGGAGCTGTTGACCTTGTGATAAGCTTCATCATCCCtatctcagccatcatcatcctgtacgtgagggtgtttgtggtggctgtgtctcaggctcgtttcatgcgctcccacgttgcagctgttaaactgcagcgttcactgactgtgactgtcagGAAATCAGAGATCAAAGCAGCAAAGACTCTTGGTGTGACAGTTGTTGTGTTCCTCATGTGTTACTGTCCTCCTtactgtttgtctctctctggaTACAACCTCACAATCGGTACTTCAACCAGTGATTTCCTGGGTTTTTTAGTTTTATCAAActcttgtctaaaccctgtgaTTTATACTTTTCTCTACCCCTGGTTCATAAATTCTGTTAAACTTATAGTTACTTTAAAGATACTGCAGCCCAGGTCCAGGGAGACTTGTGTAACTTAAACTTATAGGATGTTTAAATAATTCTACttagttaaaatgttttataattgtAACTGACAAATTAAAATGCTTAACGGCGTTTATTGTGATGCTCTaaacacagtctgtgttaaacTGGGGAAAAtggttgtacagtatattctgATTAAAAAAGACTAAAATATGACTCTCTCAGGACCCTTATTGTTCTTTGATCTGCCCTCTTTTCATgggttttatctgttttttatgCCTTTGTGATTTTATATGATAACTTGAATCAACCAGGCAGATTTAACTTCTGCTATGGACAATGTGTGATTAATATAAATGGAGCTGTAGATATTGTGTTAGGCTTCATCATTCCCATCTCAGCCATCAccatcctgtatgtgagggtgtttgtggtggctgtgtctcaggctcgtttcatgcgctcccacgttgcagctgttactgtaaactgcagcgttcactgactgtgactgttcagaggtcagagctgaaagcagccaggactctgggtgtggTTGGTGCTGTATTTCTTGTGTGTTATATTCCCCCTTTCTGTGTGAATCTCTCTGGGTACAAACTCACAATTGTTGCCTCAGCCAACGACTTCCttgtttttctagttttatCAAACTCTTGTCTGAACCTTGTGATTTATGCTTTTCtttacccctggtttagaaaatctgttAAACTTATACTTACTTAACAGATAATGCAGCCTAAGTCCAGAAAGACCTGTATAAAGTagactaaatatataaataactcaACAtagttaaaatttaaaaaaagggcGATTATGATTCTGACCAAACTTGAGACTATGTAAAATGCTTGATGATGTTTACTGTGATGCTCTAAACACACTCTGTTGAAATGTGTATATAAACTCATACTTTTCTGTGACGGGAAATTAGGTGCATatgatgaatgaaaacaacTAGTATGATATGattctttttctctcctgtgtttttctttcctcctaaatattttttttctccttggAACAAAGGCATGTGATCAAGATCAACAGTGAAAAAGAAAACTGATGCAAAGTATGAGGGCGGATACAAGACTGTtccacctccagcctcacatgaggaggaggaggaaccctGACAGAGacaaatcagctgtttgtcacatCATTTCTCAGGAAGCTGCGTGTTTAGCTTCTCCTCTTTTCTAATGGAGAAactggaggaagctgaactctgttttccacagctcctcaacgcctcctgTAAGAGGTTCACGCGTCCTCACTCTGAGGCTCTGATCATTTACACCCTGATGTCCTGcgtctctctgctcactgtgcttctcaacctgctggtcatcgtctccatctcccacttcaggcacagaTTCATGTCTTAGCTTCGACAATATCTTTACACGAACTTTCACTGTGATAATTCTCTTCAGAGTTTTATCATGGTGTGTTGACTTTTGTTTGACAGTGCATAGAACCAAAATTTGTAAGGTTTTACTACTTGTCATTTGTGGTGTTGATGATTCTTGTGTTAATAAtgttcacagtgatgctgttctctccctccaggcagctccacactcccaccaacctcctcctcctctctctggctgtctctgaTTTCCTCATTGGTCTTGTTGTGATGCCGTTTCAGATCCTCGCAACAGAACCCTGTTGGCTCCTGGGTGACTTATTGTGTGTATTCTATAATTTATTTGTCTTCATCACTACATTTCCCTCAGTGGTAAACATGGTTCTGATATCAGTGGACCGTTATGTGGCCATTTGTGAACCTCTGCATTACGCCACCAAATTCACTCAGAGGAAAGTTCAACTCTGTGTCCTCTTGTCATgggtttcttctgttttttatgCCTTCATGATGTTATATGATAACCTGAAACAACCAGGCAGGTTTAACTCCTGTTATGGTGAATGTGTGATTAACATAAATGGAGCTGTTGACCTAGTGATAAGCTTCATCgtccccatctcagccatcatcatcctgtatgtgagggtgtttgttgtggctgtgtctcaggctcgttccatgcgctcccacgttgcagctgttaaactgcagcgttcactgactgtgactgtcagGAAA from Betta splendens chromosome 7, fBetSpl5.4, whole genome shotgun sequence encodes:
- the LOC129604360 gene encoding trace amine-associated receptor 7a-like, with product MILVLIMFTVMLFSPSRQLHTPTNLLLLSLAVSDFLIGLVVMPFQILATEPCWLLGDLLCVFYNLFVFITTFPSVVNMVLISVDRYVAICEPLHYATKFTQRKVQLCVLLSWVSSVFYAFMMLYDNLKQPGRFNSCYGECVININGAVDLVISFIVPISAIIILYVRVFVVAVSQARSMRSHVAAVKLQRSLTVTVRKSEIKAAKTLGVTVVVFLMCYCPPYCLSLSGYNLTTGTSTSDFLGFLVLSNSCLNPVIYSFLYPWFIKSVKLILTLKILQPRSRETCVT